One genomic window of Plasmodium coatneyi strain Hackeri chromosome 12, complete sequence includes the following:
- a CDS encoding 60S ribosomal protein L24, which translates to MSSIKTTVKTEACSFSEYRIYPGRGQKFIARDGKVYFYLSSKFASLALQKKKAAKLRWTQTWRRNNKKTKIETTQRRRYKKTIKVQKAVCGLTVEDIRNRKAYVQSIEAKNKSRMAGKEKDDKKKGKDDKKKSAVHFQQKKDFAKSKQINMAKTKMHKMMKK; encoded by the exons ATGTCGTCCATCAAGACAACAGTCAAAACGGAGGCGTGCTCCTTCAGCGAGTACAGGATATACCCAGGAAGGGGACAGAAATTTATTGCCAGGGATGGAAAAGTCTACTTTTATTTATCATCCAAATTTGCCTCTCTTGCGCttcagaagaagaaagcagCCAAGCTGAGATGGACACAG ACTTGGAGACGAAATAACAAGAAGACCAAAATTGAAACAACGCAAAGAAGAAGGTACAAGAAAACCATTAAAGTGCAGAAGGCCGTCTGCGGTTTAACCGTCGAGGACATACGAAACAGAAAGGCCTACGTCCAAAGTATTGAAGCCAAG AACAAGTCCCGAATGGCCGGCAAGGAGAAGGATgacaagaaaaagggaaaggacgacaaaaagaaaagtgccGTACACTtccaacagaaaaaagaTTTCGCAAAATCGAAACAAATCAACATGGCCAAGAccaaaatgcacaaaatgatgaaaaaatga
- a CDS encoding Protein phosphatase 2c-like protein, translating into MGNCISFISYSKFKFKKKKYVQSDVDSNPEYERAADSNAYHRSEKSRRGKDPGGEGSTVYQSSWVSDRFNEAYKDGSIHVHSRTPSDNDKSEEEMDEQRRASQHISNSSSDQSDVLMINGKGKKKGKKKAKRQSKRRSEVDPREEHTNEADKNEHKSYMNGKIQLDSSKGKKKKEVPQSGSSNEDDTNGTYNHHVDAPSKKNSSFYSNLINTNDLCKKNKRENLLNIKYSNMILNDIRDVDIIVVFLFSLFLYFNANNIVDMLDPNKKDRYALRNSLNINHDIMKFPTFPKEIIDSFLKNDFTLLKKYIKNKCNKLKKKYKSTYLKKVVGSDEEGEDQQQNGQPHQKEEKCVKKKNFKYELKRKKEKCSFSKIVESVDRNEWIKRDITEIPCDQNLPDLNITFIVMGAYCLYQKNTKPFQDKNTFFYKSPSYTCDAEISVACKKGRKLDFPNQDDFTIIQTNQWILIMVFDGHGPSGHDISNFAHVVLPLLFSYNIERIYENPVRTMKTLFYMINCYLVNYSYCINNNINPININFIDYNLSGTTCTIILYNFETKKIYSAHTGDSRAVMGKQNQQTNTFRAYNITEDHKPSLKLEKDRIVAFGGEVKKLQGDVSYRVFVKNEMYPGLAMSRAIGDITSSFIGVTCEPTIKIFDKSEEDKFIIVATDGIWEFISSEECVQMVSRKRKKKVHVAMEEIIKESWRRWERIDTVDDMTLVILYF; encoded by the exons ATGGGAAACTGCATATCGTTCATTAGTTACTCcaaatttaaatttaaaaaaaaaaagtacgtgCAGTCCGATGTGGATTCCAACCCCGAATATGAACGCGCAGCTGATAGTAATGCATACCATAGGAGTGAAAAGAGCCGAAGGGGGAAGGACCCCGGGGGGGAAGGTTCAACTGTGTACCAATCCAGCTGGGTTAGTGACAGATTTAATGAAGCTTATAAGGACGGTTCAATACATGTTCACTCCAGAACCCCCAGTGACAATGACAAAagtgaggaagaaatggatgAGCAACGTCGAGCTAGTCAGCATATTAGCAACTCTTCCAGTGACCAATCTGACGTGCTGATGATAAACGggaaaggtaaaaagaaagggaagaaaaaagccaAACGGCAGAGTAAAAGGAGAAGCGAAGTTGATCCAAGGGAGGAACACACAAATGAAGCAGATAAGAATGAACACAAATCGTAtatgaatggaaaaatacaaCTGGACTCatccaaggggaagaagaaaaaggaggttcCCCAAAGTGGCTCCTCAAATGAAGATGATACAAACGGAACGTATAACCACCATGTAGACGCACCGTCGAAGAAGAACTCCTCATTTTATAGCAACCTAATTAACACCAACGatctgtgcaaaaaaaacaaaagagaaaatttacTCAATATAAAATACAGCAATATGATTTTAAACGACATAAGAGATGTGGATATCATTGTCGTCTTTCTGTTTAGCTTGTTCCTCTACTTCAATGCGAACAACATAGTGGACATGCTGGACCCAAATAAAAAGGATAGGTACGCGCTTAGAAATTCATTGAATATAAATCACGATATTATGAAATTTCCCACTTTTCCGAAAGAAATTATTGAcagctttttaaaaaacgatTTTACCTTGctaaaaaagtatataaaaaataaatgcaataAGTTGAAAAAGAAGTATAAGAGTACCTATCTGAAGAAGGTCGTGGGGAGTGacgaagagggggaagatcaacaacaaaatggacaaccgcatcagaaggaggaaaaatgtgtgaagaagaaaaactttAAATACGaattgaagaggaaaaaggaaaaatgttccttttcgAAAATTGTCGAATCGGTTGACAGGAATGAGTGGATAAAAAGAGACATCACAGAAATACCATGTGATCAGAATTTGCCCGACCTCAATATAACCTTCATCGTTATGGGGGCCTACTGCTTATACCAAAAGAACACCAAACCTTTTCAGGATAAGAATACCTTTTTCTATAAATCCCCTTCTTACACATGTGACGCTGAAATATCTGTTgcgtgtaaaaaaggaagaaaattagATTTCCCGAACCAAGATGATTTTACTATTATCCAAACAAATCAGTGGATATTAATTATGGTCTTCGATGGACATGGTCCATCAGGACATGACATCAGTAATTTTGCTCATGtcgtccttccccttctcttcTCCTATAATATTGAAAGAATATATGAAAATCCTGTTCGCACGATGAAAACGCTATTCTATATGATTAACTGCTACTTAGTCAATTATTCCTACTGCATTAACAATAACATAAATCCGATAAACATAAATTTCATCGACTATAATTTAAGTGGAACCACTTGCACCATCATCCTATACAATTttgaaacgaaaaaaatttattccgCTCACACAGGGGACAGCAGAGCAGTTATGGGGAAGCAGAATCAACAGACCAATACCTTTAGGGCGTATAATATTACTGAAGACCATAAGCCTTCCTTAAAATTAGAGAAAGATCGAATTGTTGCATTCGGTggggaagtgaaaaagcTGCAAGGAGATGTCTCCTACAGAGTTTTtgtcaaaaatgaaatgtatCCAGGATTGGCCATGAGCAGAGCCATCGGTGATATAACGTCCTCCTTCATTGGCGTTACTTGTGAACCCACCATTAAAATTTTCGATAAATCCGAGGAGGATAAATTTATTATCGTTGCCACGGATGGAATTTGGGAATTCATCAGCAGTGAGGAGTGCGTCCAGATGGTTTCCCGCAAGCGTAAGAAGAAGGTCCACGTTGCGATGG AGGAAATTATCAAGGAGTCCTGGAGAAGGTGGGAGAGGATCGACACCGTCGATGAT ATGACGTTGGTAATTTTATACTTCTGA
- a CDS encoding snoRNP protein GAR1 — MGFFKKNKKGSFNRGQESEMKFDKIILGGTFYKHCENDLVIKNKLENLVPYFNGRIFLENKQEIGKVDEILGPINEFYFSVKLKEGIHAKSFSTDTKFFIDQSQTLPLSRFLPQEKKVTHQPKKKKRSNREKKQNNMTPNVKKPNNFTFRGNHKNDRGGRKDNNQFKRNSGNFRNDKNNFKNRPNSGRKFGNQRGRF; from the coding sequence ATGGGCTTCTtcaaaaagaacaaaaaaggaagcttCAACCGAGGCCAAGAAAGCGAAATGAAATTTGACAAAATAATTTTGGGAGGCACATTCTACAAACACTGCGAAAATGACTTagtgataaaaaataagttggAAAATTTAGTTCCCTATTTTAACGGTAGGATATTTCTGGAAAATAAACaagaaataggaaaagtCGATGAAATTCTTGGACCCATTAacgaattttatttttctgttaaattaaaagaagggATACATGCAAAGTCTTTTTCGACCGAtacgaaattttttattgacCAATCACAGACGCTCCCATTGAGCAGATTTTTACCacaagaaaagaaagttACTCATCAaccaaagaaaaagaaaagatcgAATAgggagaagaagcaaaataatATGACCCCTAATGTGAAGAAACCGAACAATTTTACTTTCCGGGGTAATCATAAAAATGACAGAGGTGGCAGGAAGGACAATAATCAGTTTAAAAGGAACAGTGGGAATTTTagaaatgataaaaataattttaagaaCAGACCTAACAGCGGTCGTAAGTTTGGGAATCAGAGGGGTCGCTTTTAG
- a CDS encoding Ribosomal RNA large subunit methyltransferase J: protein MKLLHLTGKKNFLFQNMQMRLYKEAPPKVLNKKSSHSSQWIQRQITDRYVLKAKNDNYRSRAAYKLIELDNKYMFLKKNKVILDIGCYPGSWCQVILERTKNYSNEIIGIDKKIMDPLPNIHFIHAEIGGAKDNPNDNNLVDVKLREILQGKKVDIILSDAAVPCVGNKIDDHLNSCELTLGITNFMEQYINMGGTYVVKMYLGSQTDNLKTYLKTIFQFVNTTKPKASRRESREVYLVCRNFLGRKKIGEDVQVKGAFSLKEGYY, encoded by the coding sequence ATGAAATTGCTCCACCTAactgggaagaaaaacttcCTATTTCAGAACATGCAGATGCGGCTGTATAAGGAAGCCCCGCCAAAGGtgttaaacaaaaaaagtagccATTCAAGTCAGTGGATACAAAGGCAAATAACGGACAGGTATGTGTTGAAAGCGAAAAATGATAACTACAGAAGTAGGGCAGCATACAAACTGATCGAACTAGACAATAAATACATGTTcctgaagaaaaataaagtcaTATTAGATATTGGCTGCTACCCAGGTAGTTGGTGCCAAGTCATTTTAGAACGAACGAAGAATTACTCAAATGAAATTATAGGTAtcgataaaaaaattatggaccCATTACCGAATATACACTTTATACATGCAGAAATAGGAGGAGCAAAAGATAATCCTAACGATAACAACCTTGTAGACGTCAAGTTAAGAGAAATCctacaggggaaaaaagtcgACATAATATTAAGTGATGCCGCTGTACCTTGTGTAGGAAACAAAATTGACGACCATTTGAATTCCTGTGAACTTACTTTAGGCATAACAAATTTTATGGAACAGTATATAAACATGGGGGGGACCTACGTCGTTAAAATGTACCTAGGTAGCCAGACAGATAACCTGAAGACTTATTTGAAAACGATCTTCCAGTTTGTCAATACAACTAAACCGAAGGCGTCTAGGCGTGAATCCAGGGAGGTGTACTTAGTGTGTAGGAACTTCCTCGGGCGGAAGAAAATCGGCGAAGATGTGCAGGTTAAGGGCGCCTTCTCCCTCAAGGAGGGGTATTACTAG